The sequence AATGGATAATTTATGTTGCCGGCTTTGTGAGAAAATACTTTTATTGttgttaaataaatataaataaaagacttttgCTATTTAATATATAGACTACTTAAGAGTGTCATGATATGTGGTTTGCCCCTTCACATTTGTATTAGGAGCTGACTTTTTGCCTTCCAAAGTCAAATGTTGTCATAATCTTGagtaaaacaaaagtaaactatACAAACCAAACCTTGACATTACATTTAAGTTTAAAAAAAGCCACTATAGTGGTATCccattcatttaaaaataaaaaaagccaTTATATCTTCCTCATGGAAGTAATTAAATAACATAACTATTTGAgttaaatattcttttatttttataaatatttcaaattttatttttagtgtttgttaaaaaaattatttattttgattttacaaaatttttatgcatgtagATTTAGTtcttattattttctaaaattttgaaaattgtttaaatattctttaacttttaaaatgagaaaaattaaatatgaatttttaaattttaaaagataatgataaatatTCGAACACAAGAAAATTTTGCTACAATTTCCAAAAGTCgttttaaataaaatgataaatattcTAACAATCAAGGTATTTGTAAATTATTTAtgggaaatgctaacaagtgccccaggggcactctttaatagctttaaaaagtaaatttttcttggaaatatgcgtaattaatgcatcgaaaattgaaatggtgaacttttgaaagaatattttctttatttagaatgcttaaagagtgcccctggggcactcgttagcatgacccattaTTTATATTTGTGACTTTTGATTTACTAGCACTGAAGACAAAAAATCTTCTACCAAGAATAGTTAACGAGCTGGTTATCAAATCAACAAATGTACATAAATGCTCATTATATTACTTTAGCATCAAAAGGACCACTTGAAATTACTACACATTCATATATAATTAATTCTCAATCTTCAATAAGCATAATTTTTTTCTGTGATTAATATTTGTAATTAATATCCACACACCAATTAGCAAGACAAATAACAAACaaaatatcaacaaaaaaaaatcttaattttgATTAAGAAGAGGCATAGTAGTACTTAACTCTTCCATAAAACCATCATATTCTGAAAAACCATCTAAGAAACCATTGAATTTTTCATTTGACTTTGATCTTCTCCATATTTCTTCCTCTTCAGTTTCATTCTTTACACTTACCCCATTTTGCAGACTAAGAAAatctttctcatcttctcgcaCGATCATCGCCTTTTCGAGGTGTAAATCCATTGAATCTTTGGATTTGCTTCTTGCACCTCCCTTTTCGTGATCTTCTGGCTTTCCTGTGAGTCTTTGAACAAGCTCCCTGAAATTTGCAACATCAGTTTTTATGATTTCTGGAGCATATATATGAATTATTCGGATTTTCGGCTTCGCTTTTGAAATGACTTGTGAATCTTTGTTAACTCCTAGGTTGGAAGATGTTGAGGTTGAATAAAATGTGTGTTGTTTTTTCATGTTTGATTCTGAATGTAACAATATCCTGCAAGAAAACAAAGTACAATTGTATATATGATTCTGTGTTTTGGATAAACAATTCACCAAATTTATAGTCAATGAAATAGTTTAATAAAGAATGCCAAAAAGGGTCCCTCCTATTCAGTTACATATGtaatttttgtttcattatttatttatttatttattgaataaACAATTATTTTATAGTCATTTAATAATAGATACAAGCAAGATACAAGTGACTAAAGTTGTCAATATTGTGATCTTGCATAAAATCGAGAGAGGATAGTAAGATTATAAAACATAAAATCGTTATTAAAATCGAAAGATTCTATTCAATTATTTTTGTATCATTGAAAGGGGATAACAAGATTGTAAAACATATTATCGTATCAAAAATCGTAAAATATtactaaaatgaaaaataatctaCATATTTGAAGTATTTTCTTACATTATATTTTGGTAGAAAACTATATTCTAAGAAAAATGGCCTCCATTTAACCATAACTATTGCGCATCGGTATCTTGTTATCCTTTTGAGGCTATAGTGATGGTGGCGGAAAACGGCCGATCATGGCCAGAATTGACCAATATCATACATAATCAATGGCTTTAGGATTTTTTTTTCCCCACAGTTTGGTTATAACACCGGATTCTACTTAAGATCGGGATATTTGAGTGTGAGTGAGAGTCAAATTATAAAACTTTAAGATCTAtatctaggggtgttcgcggtgcggtttgggcggttttgacgaaaaaaatcatccgaaccgcaagagaaaaaatcgtgtggtttggtttggttcgggtggcttttaaaaaaaatctgaaccaaatcaaaccaaactaatgcggtttggttcggttcggttggttcggttttttacaaatattttattgagccatacatacacatatagatgacaacataattttgtatttagacattcatacactatcaaataacaacaaaactcgtcatattttgacaacaattttccatttaatatgtaaaaattaaattagaaaaaagtggaatattaaacataaaataatagcataaaacaatataaaaattattataatgaaataaaaaatagaagagaagagagattagtgaaggtgaaaaagaataaaaaagagttgagagattagagaagatgtgcgataaaaacgaaactgaaatacggaatatttacataaaaatgagaaggtgaaaaaggaaagaatataagagagtagagattatagaagaagagggaagatgtatgtggcaaagaaggtgtgaTACTGTTATTAGAGATTCGAGAAGATtgagactgaaattatatgtgtaaggatgagaaaattgttcgtaatcataaaactaaagtataataggtttaagtttaggttgaatgtgagttaaataaaagttaggttgtaacataatgcggtttgattcggtttggttcggttataaaatacaaaccgcaaaccgaaccaaactgtgcagttttgttaaaaaatgactcaAACTAATCTGAATCGAATGCGGTTTTTTGcagtttcgatttggtttggtttggtttgcggttttctattgggttggtttggttttgaacacccctatgaCTATATGGAGATCTTGACAACTAAATACAAGCAGTGCATTGAGATATACATTAACCTTTAACAAAAGCCGATATTACTAAGTTGAACGACAAATTTAAATCTCTATTTAATTCTCACAGAGTGTGTGTTTTTAAATGTTATTACCACTAATGCGTCTAAAAAACACATTAATCTCAATGGCTCATCGATTTAATGAATGTACTAATCATTAACTAATGAGTCATTAATAATGGAAGCAATTAATGAATGTACTCTCTCCATGATTTATCTCTGAtaaagtgaagattttgaatgTGACAGCATGACCAAAAATGTGTATAAACTCTGAAAGAAGTGGAAAAGGtgtacccaaaaatttgcctaAATAGAATTTCTGTTGTGTTTATGAAAATCAGCTATGCACACGAGAGTTTTGTGTGTCCTAGTTTGCAAATATTCTTGCAGTATACCATGTGCACGTGTGGAAGTGGTGGTCCCTTCTGTTTTGCACGTGAGTAGTAATTAAAGATTGTGTCAGTCACGgttactatcatatgcaatgtgGCCTACATTGTGTTCTACAAAGAGCTATCAATTGTACTCTTTGAAATTTGAATCCTATGATCAGGTACTTGATCTGTTTGTTTATCATCATTTTGACCGTGTCATAACTACAATTGAATCCTTAAACATAAATACTTTTGATTGGTTATCAAAATTGACCTTAATCGATAATCGGAGAGATGATGTTACTGATGAGAAGAATGATAGCTCCGTTGAAGGATGATAtatttgcaaaaatataaataCTTTTGATTGATTATCAAAATTGACCTAAATCGACGATAGAAAAGATAGACACATGTATAAGAATAATTATAGCTTCAATTAAAAATGATGTAATCATCTAATTTACGCGTGTGCGTCTCTAAGAGCATCTCTATAATATAATGTGTAATATTTATGTTTAATAGTGAGTCATTTGATCTGAACTAGATCTAAATATAGTCCAATTGAAAACCCAAGAGAACCAAAATGTATTTTGTCCACATTAcacaaaagaaagtttgatgccattttaacaaaatattatttcaaatttaatcagTAGAGTTTACTCTCGTAGAAATTCAATCAAGAGAATCAACTTGTCTTATTTTTCATTCAACTCTCTTAATTGGTTTGCTCATAGCTCTTGGTACTCATGAT comes from Vicia villosa cultivar HV-30 ecotype Madison, WI unplaced genomic scaffold, Vvil1.0 ctg.000745F_1_1, whole genome shotgun sequence and encodes:
- the LOC131630864 gene encoding VQ motif-containing protein 25-like; translated protein: MKKQHTFYSTSTSSNLGVNKDSQVISKAKPKIRIIHIYAPEIIKTDVANFRELVQRLTGKPEDHEKGGARSKSKDSMDLHLEKAMIVREDEKDFLSLQNGVSVKNETEEEEIWRRSKSNEKFNGFLDGFSEYDGFMEELSTTMPLLNQN